In the genome of Zobellia nedashkovskayae, the window ATGTTTTGCCTTTAAGACTTATAATTCTATCGGGTGTCCACCCTTGTTCGCCAAATTGTGTTGTATTCATTATATCCTATTTTTTAACTATCCAATAGAGTAGGACAAAGGTAAAATGGAGGGCCACCAACTTACTTACACACATTTTCGAATCTTGTATACTTTTTGGGGAGATAGTGGTATTTGTTCAACCTTGAAAGGTTGTTCATTACCATATCGTATTTTGAGATTTAGGTTTTCTTTTCCCTATTTTTCTAATTCGGACTTATTGATCCTGTTGTTCCCTGGTTTAATAGAAGAATGGATGGCCAACAACCCAAGCTGGCGTAATTTTATTCTAGAAAGTTACCATAATAGGCTTAATGAATTATTGGAAACGCTAGACAGCATCGCATTTTTAAATATGGATGAACGTCTATTAAAATACCTGAAAAATAAATCTCGGGTTACGGGCAGCACCACCATTAATAGTACCCACCAGGAAATTGCTTATGAACTACATACTTCTCGCGTAGTAATATCTAGATTGCTCAAAAAACTTGAAAATATGGGGAAGGTAAAACTAAACCGGTACCATATAAAACTTATTGAGTTGTAGAGTGGGGGTTAAATGTGTGTAATGTTTTGGCATTAGTTTTTTGCAAATTTAATTAGCTTTTTGAAATTACCATTATCAGCTTCTCTTAAGGCTTTTATATATTGTTTTCTTGTTTCGTTAGCTTTAACCATATTTGATTGGTGCCAGTTAAATATTTCATTTCCAAATATTGATTCCATGATAATATCAGCCATCATTCTAGAGTGTCTTCCATTTCCATTTGGAAAGCAATGAATGGATACTATACGATGTTTAAATCTTATAGCTATTTCTTCAGGTGGAAAAGTGTTGTTATCTATCCAATATTTAGTGTCGTCAAGTAAATTTTTTAATTCAAGCCCAATTTGTGTCCAAGGAATTCCAATGTTTTTTTCAGTCTTTCTAAATTGTCCTGCCCATTTCCAAACATCACTATACATTCTTTTATGTAAGTTTTTAATGAACTTTTCAGTTAAAATATTTTCAACCTTAAATTTTGAATGAATAGTCCATTCAACTGCTTTTTCAATGTTTAATTGCTCAAATTCATCTAGTTCTCCTTGAGTAGTGATAGACTTTATTTTAAGACCTTCCTTTTCTTCTTCGTCTAAAGGTGTTTGTCCATCTTTATAATCGAATTCTAATCCCATAATGATTTTTTCATCTCTCGCTTAATTTCATCAGCAAGCTCCTTTATGGTTTCAGTTATCTTTTCATCTCCAATTCCTTGGTCCTCTAATTTCATATTTTGATTAGTCCTTAAAACTATTTTTCGGGCTAGTTTTTCGGCTTTTAAATTGACTAGATTTTCAATGGATCCATCTTTTGGAATAAAACCATATACAAATTTCATATCTAAAGCATTACCAACATCCTTTAGTTTATTTATGGTTATCTGACCTGTTGCCTCACGTTCTTCAATTTTTTGGATAGCCCCTTTAGTTAAATCAAGTTTGATTCCTAATTGTTCCCTCGTCATATTAAGACTGGTTCTTATGGTATTAACCCATCCTTTTTGTGGAACCAGAACCGTTGCTACATCTTTAAAATGTATTAATTTTTTATCTAATTGTTCTATGAGGAGTTTTTTCTTGTTTCTCATTTGATACCATTTTTATACATATATGTATGTAAATAACACCAAAAGTATACAAATACATATAAAAAACAAAATAAAAGAATATTTATATGTATTCTTTTGTATTAAAAAAGATACAAATATGTATGATTAAGTTTAGTGAAATTGCGATTTTAAATTACCGTCAACGTGTTTGTGCATGATTAGTTGCGAGGATTTTCGTAAGTAGGCTAAAACTAGTAATAAATTATATATGGTGTTGTGCTTTCGTTATTTGTTTTTCAATTGGTCTTTAACTAACGACTTTTTGAAATAATATTTATTGTTCATTTTAGCATCTTCAACAATTTCACGTTTTAATTCACCAGTAGAGTATAGGTCAATTACGTGTTCTAGCAATTCTATTAGTTTTAATTGATATGCTTTATTTTTAATTGTTGCAGGAACATTTAATAATATTTTCTTATCTGCTATTGCCATTGAACCGTCCGAACCAATGTTAATTTGAATGTCATTTTTGTTATAGTTTTCTGAAATGAAAACTAAGTAGTTTGCAAATATGCTTAATATGAATTTCTTTGAAAATTCCTCGATTGTAAGTTTTTCTCCTTGTTGAGAATAAAATTCCTGAGGATACTCTTTTATTTCCTTTGTTAGTTTTAAGTTTTCAAAAGGGTCTTTGTTTTGAGTGTAATTTTTTGAAATAA includes:
- a CDS encoding Crp/Fnr family transcriptional regulator, with translation MILLFPGLIEEWMANNPSWRNFILESYHNRLNELLETLDSIAFLNMDERLLKYLKNKSRVTGSTTINSTHQEIAYELHTSRVVISRLLKKLENMGKVKLNRYHIKLIEL
- a CDS encoding mobile mystery protein B, whose translation is MGLEFDYKDGQTPLDEEEKEGLKIKSITTQGELDEFEQLNIEKAVEWTIHSKFKVENILTEKFIKNLHKRMYSDVWKWAGQFRKTEKNIGIPWTQIGLELKNLLDDTKYWIDNNTFPPEEIAIRFKHRIVSIHCFPNGNGRHSRMMADIIMESIFGNEIFNWHQSNMVKANETRKQYIKALREADNGNFKKLIKFAKN
- a CDS encoding mobile mystery protein A, which translates into the protein MRNKKKLLIEQLDKKLIHFKDVATVLVPQKGWVNTIRTSLNMTREQLGIKLDLTKGAIQKIEEREATGQITINKLKDVGNALDMKFVYGFIPKDGSIENLVNLKAEKLARKIVLRTNQNMKLEDQGIGDEKITETIKELADEIKREMKKSLWD